Within Candidatus Francisella endociliophora, the genomic segment AATTTCTGTTGCAACTTTTAAATTATCTTTACATAGCTGACTTTGTGTTTTATCAGCTGTTTGATGTCCAATGACACTGATTTTACCTAGGTTATTACTTATATTATCACCCTGCTCTAACTTATCTAAACGAACTTCATCTTTAGATATAGAGCTTGTTTCTTTAAAATTTTCACTTGGTAAAAACATACCTTTTGGTTCTATATTTTTATCAGCACTAAAAGCTTTCTGGCAAGCAGCAAAAGTAATTACTATCACAAATATATATAATATATTTTGAAATGTTCTAGTCATTTATTAGTCCCTAAAAGCATACGCCCTTAACTGAACACTGCTTAACTCATTAATCTGACCTTCTGGATAAAGACAAACATATTTGATCTCATGAGCCCCATGTTCTGCAGCTAGTTTAACAGCTTCTTGTAAGTTTCTATCACATAACTTTTGAAAATCTTTTTCTTCAGCAACATGGGTAGATGTTCTGACTTGACCAATATTACCCTTTGTATCACTTTGATACTGTAAGTTAAAAACTCTAACTTTGCTAGGATCTACAGCTGGCAATTCAGCACTATATTTAGGCAAAAACACGCCTTTAGTTTCATAGTCTTTTTTAAATGTGAAAAAGTACACACTTAGACCAAAAACTATTAGTAAAATAACCGCATACATTAAGTTTTGTTGAAATCGGCTCATTAATAATTTATCAATTTTATAATTATTGGATAGATTTTATCACATCTAATAAGGCTTATCTAAGTATTAAATAGTCCAAATTACCCTTATAGTAGAAATGCAATTTACAAACTGATATTACTTATATTTAATTTCCCAACAATTATGAATATTTTTGTTAGATAGAAAATCTCGAGATAAACATTTCTTATCAACATTTTCACAGTTGAATTTGCTAATTATATCTTCTGACATTTTGAAACGACGATAGTTATTTGAAAAATATAACACGCCATCTTTTTTTAGAGAATCCATTGCTAAGTTTATAAGTAGCTCATGATCTCTTTGAACATCCAAAATATCATCCATACGTTTTGAATTTGAGAACGTTGGCGGATCTAAAAATACCACATCAAATTTTTGAGTATTAGATTTTAACCAACCAATACAGTCAGCTTGGATAAACTCATGTTTTTTAGGATCTAAACCATTCAACTCAAAATTATTCTTCCCCCATTCAAGATATGTGTTAGACATATCAACACTTGTGGTTTTAGCACCTTTTAAAGCCGCATGAACACTAGCTGTACATGTATAGCCAAATAGATTAAGAAGAGTTTTATTTTTAGAAGCTTTTGCTACAAGTTGTCTAATCTTACGATGATCTAAGAAAATACCAGTATCTAAATAATCATCAAAATTTACATAAAACTTAGCATCAAATTCACTAATAACATGAAAATTATTTTTATCATTTTCTTTTTGGTACTGGTCTTTACCTTTTTGTCTTTGGCGAACTCGTGTATGAATATTTTCATACTTTACACCTAGAGTTCTATGTATCTGATAGATCGCTTGATAAAATCTTTGCTTAGCAATATTTTGATCTATAGTTGCATCTGCGCGATACTCCTGTAAAAACACATGCTCACCATACATATCTACAGCTACTGCAAAAGTTGGAATATCTGCATCATATAGTCTATAACACTCTACACCAGCTTGCTTAAGCCATGGCTTAAGATTCTTTAGATTTTTTTGTAACTTATTACCAAAATCTATATGCTCATCAGATTTTTGTGCACATGCTTCAGCTATACGAATATTTTTCTCAAGCTGACTCTCATGCTTAAATTTAGCATGCTCATTTATATCAAACTGATAGAGAATAGTCTCAATCGCACCATTATAGAACTTGTTACGTTTTGTTGTGCGAAGTTGCATTTCTTTGATAGATTCAGAAAAACTTGTAAGGATTGCAACTTTCCAGCCATAAAAATCTTGCGATAATCTATCACCGAAGCCATTAAAAATATCTAAAAGCTCATCAAGTTGATCACCATATAATCTCTCACCATACGGAGGGTTTGTAACAATCAAACCTTCACTATCAAATTCATTTTCAAGATCTCGAATATCACGACGCTTAATATTTACAACATCATCAACATCTGCTTGATAGATATTTTTCTCAGCTTTATCTAGGACATTATTATCAATATCATATCCTTGAATAATGGCATTTGTGGATTTTTGCGCTTGTTTAGCTTCTGCTAATAAGTTTTCCCATAATTCTTCATTATGAAACTTTGAGGCAAATATTTTGAAGTCCTTGTTAAGTAATACTGGAGCAATATTTTTTGCCATAATCGCAGCTTCGATAAGAATAGTTCCAGAACCACACATAGGATCTATAAGTATTGGCTGCTCTTTTTGTAACTCATCCAACCACCCTGCTTTTAAAAGAATCGCTGATGCTAATGATTCTTTTAATGGAGCTTGACCTTGAAACTGTCTATAACTACGCTTATGTAAACTATCAATATTTAAACATAAAAATACATTTACAAACTGCTTATGCAAATGTAGCTTGATAATATTATCTGGATTTTCAGTATCAATATTTGGACGCTCATTTGTTTCTCTACGAAACTGATCTACAATAGCATCTTTTGTTTTTTGAGAGACAAACATAGTATTGTTAAAATCATAATGCTTACCAGAAATTATAATCTTAAAAGATTTATCAACATTAAAATAGCTTTGCCAGTCTATCGCAAATATAGCATCATATAGACTTTGTTGATCTGTTACTTTTTCAGTTGCAATTTTTAGCATAACTTGGCTAGCTAGATGGGAGTAAATACAGACTTTATAAGCCTGTTCTAGTGTTCCCTCGAACTCGACTCCTGCAAGCTTTTCTTGAGCTTCAACACCAAGTCTTCCAAGTTCATCTTTTAATAATAGTTCAATACCTTTGGCACAACTGGCGAAAAATGTAAAATTTTGCATAGAAAAATCTAAATTATAGAATATGAGTTAAATGATATATTAATTATGATAAATAACAATCCGTATTGAAGATCTTAATTTCTTTGTCTAGTGCGAAAGACTATATCCCAAATAGGAAATGCTACAGAAAAATTAACATCTGGATTTGTATGATGTACAGCATGATATTTCTTATACCAATGTAATATTGATCCTTTCTTAGATCTAACATGATGTGTAGTGTGATGAATTATAAAATAAAAAAGTAAGTCCAATAAAAAGGCGCTAAAAATTATACTTGCATAAGCAATATTTGACATTAAAACTAATGGTATGAAAACAGTAGTCACATAAACAGGTATTGATACATAAGTTGGGCTACCAATTAGATCAATAGGTCTGTCATGATGAAGCTGATGTAGAGTCTTAAAACCTGGGCAATGATGAAAAATTACCCTATGAATAAAGTATTCTAAAAATGAACCAAGAACAAGTCCTATTATAAATAATATAAAAGCTAGACCTATTTTAAAGTTTATAGCATAAAGACCATAAACTAGAAAAACTAAGACTGCGATAGGATAAATATAAAAATCACTCCAATAACCCGTACTAATTATTTTTTTTGCTTTTGCGAGATTCATAATTACCCTTTCATTTATTGTTTTAGATACTTTCTATGATAAATGATAACACTATACACACAAAACACTTTTCAAAGAAAACTGTACAAAAGTTATGATAAAAAAACACACGGAAACAAAAGTGGTACTCGCAACTGGATTCGAACCAGTGACCCCTACCATGTCAAGGTAGTACTCTAACCAACTGAGCTATGCGAGTATGTAGATTGATATTATAGTTCTATCTCTTTTAAAATCAATAGTTATTCGAAGAAAAGCACAGATAATTTACTAGTAAGAATACGCTCTTCTAGCAGCTTGCTTAGCTCTTTTAACAGCTGCTCTTTTAGCAAGTTTTCTTTTCTCTGTTGGCTTTACAAAAGTCTTTCTATCTCTAAGCTCTTGTTTAATACCAGCTTTTTCACAAGCTCTTTTGAAATTTCTTAGACTAATATCAAAAGGTTTTCTAGGGTCAACGACTATTCTTGGCATATTTATATCCTCTCTTAATTTTAGAATTTTAAGGGCAATTAAGCACTTTTAAGGTTAAAAATTATTAGCAAAATAAGAAATGAAGTGTCTAAAAGAAGATTTAGAGGCTTTATTTTATTTATACCCAACTAATAGTAATACAAACTAATCATTAAAGATATTACATTCTTTAAAAAAAAACTAAAGATTAAAAACATATAACTAAGAATATAATCTTATTTAGGAGTATAATGATCTTTTAGTTAGTTTGAATAGTTATCAAAATGGTTAATCCCAAAACCAAGTATATTGAGTTTGAAAATAATAAAATGTTAGAAATTATTTTTTCTGACATAGAGACTTTAGTCAAAAAGATTAAGAAATCAAAAAAAATAAGCATAGCTCAAGCAGCAGAGATGAGTATATTAAATACAGAAATTATGGAGCAGTTTATTAGCCTCATTAACCATCTGATGGATAACGACCATACTTATGATAAGAGCTCATCAATGTTAGAGAGCTGTTTAGATTTCCAAGACTTATGCTTATATATAAAAAATATCGATAAGTATGAAAAAGACTTCGATTTAACAAAAATACCTAACTTTCATTAAAAAGCTTTCAAATAAGACATTATTACTATAGTATTACCAACAGTTATTTATATTGTAACTTTATTTGATTACTACACGACTAAATATATCAGAAGTTTATTTCCAATATTCTATTCTCTATAAGTAAATCGTTAAGTTTGAACTAAGACCAATGTGATTTAACTTATAACTGAAGTTATGCACTAAGCATATTTTGAGTGATATGAGTTGTGTTGAAGAACGAGGCAACGAGATGTAGGAGCTATTAATAGCTTCAAATCTATGTTTAGTGCATAACTTCAGTTTTGTAAAATAACAACCTAAAAGGAAATACAACAATGAAACAAGGTACAGTTAAATTTTTTAATACGACTAAAGGATTTGGATTTATAGAACCACAAGATGGCGGCAAAGATGTTTTTGTTCACATCAGTGCAGTAGAAAACTCTGGTCTAAGCACTCTACGTGAAGGCGAGAAAGTAACTTTTGAAACTGAAGAAAACAGAGGCAAGCTAGCTGCTGCTAATATCAAATCTATCTAATTTGATTTTTAATATCTTTTTTTAAGTCTTAAATATAAGACTTATATCTAATAGTTTTACCTAAAATCATCTTATTTTGTATAGATATTTATAAGTAAAAATATAAATTTTAGAAGAAGCAAACCCAAAAATTCTTAATTAAATAGCATTAATCAAAGAAAATATTTGAATAATGTTCTCTTCAGGTATAAATTTAAACTAATGAACTAATTTTTTTGGTTACAGTTTTTATATTATGCTGAATTTTTTAATAAATGAACAAACAATCCGCCTGTTTGATATCAAATTTTCACAGGCTTTGGATAAGGGCATTTCTGGTAGTGCTTATATAGATGGTCAAGCCAGTGCTGGCGATGAGCTGGAGTTTAAGCTTGAGGATATCTCTTTTACAGCTATTGTTACAGCTGTTCGAGTTAGCCCTAATACTTCTGTAAATGCTACTAACCCTACTTATATTACTTTTGCTAGCCAAGAAAGCTTCTTAGCTGATGATAAATCTCTACTTAAATACCCTGATGGTAATATCAATGATGTCTTAGAGAAAGTCCTTAAAGACCATGATATAACTGCAGACTTTCAAAGTGATAATGGTGTTGTTCTTGATAATATCTTACAGCATGGCAATTCTACTCTTGATAAGATCATTAGCCTATGTAATCAATATGGTATCGTCTTCTATAGAGATCTAAGAGATGACAACAAGCTTAAATTCTGTAATACATTCGGTGATAAAGATGTAATCAATGTAGATGTCCTTGATAAACAAAGAGCTACTATCGAAACTAAGCCTGTAGCATATATAACTGAAAACATTGTCGCTGATGATAATCACAATGTACTAGCACTAGGCTTTAATAGATATCAAGGTGATGGTGGCTATAAACAATTAGTCCCAGCTAAAAATGGTTTGATTCAATCGCCCTTTATTGGTACCACTTCTGATCTAACTAAGTTTTATGCTCAAAGTCTTTTTAATCATTTTGAAACTTATAAAAATATCCTTGCTCTAGATGGTGCTGGAATCCTAACTGTTGGTGATAAGATTCATGTTGATAGTAAAAAACTACCTATTGATACTAAAGGTTGGTATATCGTTGAATCTAGCGTAAGTATTACAACTGATAGTGAGGGTTTTAACAAGCTTGCTACTTGTCAGTACTCGGCTATTGCTGTGGCTGATGATGTCCAAAACTTAGCTAATAATGTACTAGATCAATATAAGCAATCTAAGTTTGTCAAAGAGGGTTTTGCTGTCAAAGGATATTCTGATGATAGCGAAGATGCTACAACTTTAAATGATAATGGTAAATACCAACTGTCTATCCCAGAGTATTACAAACAGATTGATGAAGATGAAGTTATCAATGATGTTGCTAAACTGCACTTTGTCCATACTCCAGATCAAAAGCATAGCTTCCCATTAGTACAAAACTCCCCTACTCTAGTTATGGAGCTACAAGACCCAACTATACTAGGTACACGTAATACCGAAACTAGACCAGCACATAACAGAAAAGGTTATGAACAAGATTATAGATTAGCTGATAATAAACATAACTCGCTTAACTTTATCCATGCTGGAGCATTTAAGCATAATATCGCTAATCCTAAATCTACTAGCTCTGTTGTATTAGAATCGCAAAAGTATCGTGGTAGCAATAGATCTGCTGCATTACGCTTAGGTGATGAAAGTTATCGTGATATCCATAAAGGTAAAAAACCTGGTATGTCGCTACAGTCTGAAGGTAACTTCTATGAGCTACACCCTAACTACAAAGCTACTGTCTTTGGTAATAGAAACAATGTCGATGCCAAGTATCAAAGTATCTCACCTGTATATTCATTAGTTACTCAAAGGTTAAATTCTGATGATTATCCTTATCATTGGTTAGAGGGTATAAATGCTGATGAATATCATAAGCAAGTAGTTGCTGATAGTAGTAGTCTGACTACTCAAGTTAATAATAAAATAGCTACTGATGCTACTGCTACTAACCTTATCTATGATTATACTAACAAGATTACTCAAGATATCTATCTAAATACAGATCATGATTATAGTACTGATGATGAACATAAACTTGAGTACAATGAAGTTACTAAAGATATTTCTGTTGAGGGAGAAATAACCCAAGAATCTCAAGCTAAAGAGATAAAGCTAACATCTAATGAGACTACAAACACCCTACACCACACGCAGAAAAACATTAATGTAGATGGTGATGTAAACTTTGAAGAAATTGAGCTAGAGCAAAATATCACCCAAGAGATGAATTTAATTGGTGGTGAGATTGTTATTACAGCTAATAAGCTTGTTAATAATATCCCTGATGGTATCAAAATCACAACGCAAAAATCTATCTTTGATGCTGAGCAGATTATGTCACATGGGATGTATAATATAGTCAATGGTGATGGTAATGTTGATGAGGATGAGGAATCTAATGAAGTTATTAGAATTTATATAGTTGATAAATACTGTACAGATGAAAAAGTTGATAACGAAGATGACAAAATCCTTAATGATAAAGCTAAGATTGTTAAATATGTTAAAGAAGATTCTGCTTTAACTGACTTGTTAGAAATAGACTATATCAAAGATGCTAAGTACTTTGAGAAAGGTAGTGATGAAGGTAAGTATATCCCTGCGGAGTTTAAGCGTGATGATAAATACTTCGAGATGAAGCTACCAAAGGATGTAGAGATTGAAGCTATTTGTCTAGAGTTAAATACTTTAAATATTTCAAATAACAAATTCCAAAGTTTGATTGTTGGCTTAAATGGTGAAAAAGTTGAAGATGTTGTAGATGACTTCAAACACTACCAAAACACAATATCACTTAAACCAGAAAACTGGCAGAAGATCAAAGATAAGCAAGATAACAAAGAAACTATCAATACTGTTGAAACTACTATCAATCATTTAGTTATCAATGTCTTTGAACCTCCGATGATGATTAATCTTAGAGAGGATTATTATTTTGCGTATTATAAACATCATATTCAAAGGTTAGTTAGAAAGAACTTCAAAACTGATGCTGATTATATAGGCTTTATAGGTAGTAAAACTCTTGACCAGCTAGATACTGGTGAATTAGATAACATCAAACAGGTTGATAAATTAAAGATACAAAGCTATCAGCAAGAATATTCTAAGCTGATTCAAAGATACAAAGCTCTACTTCCTTTCTTTGATGATCCTAAAGAATTTAAGCCACAAATATTCTATACTGCTTTAAATGATGGCTGGAATAAATTTACTTGGGATAATTATCTTATCGCTCTTGCAAAAAGCCAAAACAACTTGCTTAAAAGACAAGAGCCAGGTACTGATATTAAACCTAACCTGACTTTCTTTATCCATGGTTATAATGTCCCTGTTGAGCAAAAGGGAGATAAAGCAGGTAGCTTTGTTGGTTACCCTCAAGCTTTAGAGTATGCTGATAGTCAATATGATGTCACTTCAAATAAAGTTATTCATGACTATGATTGGTATGATCCAAGATATTGGTACAAGGATAAGATCCTTAAAATGAAAGATCAAAAAGCTAGTATCTTGCCTACTGATGAAGATAGTATTCAATACAATGAAGAAAGAAACCCTACTGATGGAGCTAGTGGCTGGAATCTAATTATGGAGGCTAGTTTAAACAAGGCTGCTGATTGGGATGAGAAAGATCTTAATAAATATAACCGTATTGTTCAGGTAGCTTGGCAAGGTAACCCTGCTAGTGATGCTGATTATATTGCGGCTGTGCCTATGAGTGAATTTGCTGGTGAGCAGTTGGCTCAGCTAGTAGATAAACTTCAAGGTGAAGGTATCGAAGTTAATATTATGGCGCACTCTTTAGGTAATGCTGTAATTATGAATACTTTAAAAAATGTTGGACAACCTATCAATAGAGCTATTTGTTGGGAACCTGCTATTGCTAATAACTGCTTTGATAATGATGATAGTAATACTAAACGCGTACAGAAGTTTGGTAATAAATACATTGAAATAAAACATGTAGAAAAAAATGGAAAAGATAGCCTAAACGCTGAATTAGTTAGCTATAACCAAAACTACAATATCAGCTACAACTATGCAGCAGCTAAAGATAAAGCTGAGAAGTTCACAATAGCATATAGTAACTGTGATAATATTCTCGGTCCTGTTCCGTATGTGCCGAATCTATTTGATAAGAATGAAGATATCTCTAAACTAACTAATGCAGATATTGCAAATAGATTAGCTCCGTATGTTATTAACAGTATGTATGTTGGTATACTTGGTACTATCAATGATAAGTTAGGTACTGATATTCGAGCTTTGGGTAATAGTGGTGATATCGTACGTCAGATCAGTAGCTTAAAGACTAATGATAAGAGTGCTGGAGCTACATTTGGTATTATAAGTACTATGGTATATGCACTAGAGAGCTTAGCTGATAATGCTCTGGGACAAGATTATAAGGTACTTAATTCTATATACTCATTAGCAAATAGATTTGTTTATCCATTTAACTATTTCTTAGAGGGAAATATTGAGAAGCGCTTTGAGGATTTCTATAAGCAATGGGCTGAGCAATACGCAGGTAAGAAGTTCTACTTTAATGGCGAGCATGATATATCTGCTGATTGGGAAAAGCAAAGAGACAACTTAATAGAAGCAATGGAGAAAGATAGTAATACAGGTAACCCTATTTATTCTGTATTTGAAAGATTGATTGATTATGTCTACTCTTTTGCTGGTGGCTATACTTATAAAGATATGCCAAAGAATATTCTTGATAATACTTTAGAGACTGTAAACGGTATCTATAATGTTGGTAGTAATCTGACAAAATCAGTGGCTGATACTGTGACACTTGACTTTGAAAATGCACAAAAAGAGCTAACTGAGTCGTTTTGGAATAGTTTGGGTGTTGGCTTTAGTGCTAGTAGTATTGTTTCTGGTCCTGTTATTAAAGAAGTATCTTCAAGTATTAAGAGCTTCTTTGCTGGTAATAAGACTGTGATTGATGAGCTACATAAGCATAAAAAACTAGTGGCAACTACTATGCTAACTGTATTACTTACCAAAGAAGCTAAACCTGCTGATGCGTTGGGGTATGATGGGGTAGATAGAAAATCTGATACTTTAAATGCTCTTATTGGTA encodes:
- the rlmKL gene encoding bifunctional 23S rRNA (guanine(2069)-N(7))-methyltransferase RlmK/23S rRNA (guanine(2445)-N(2))-methyltransferase RlmL encodes the protein MQNFTFFASCAKGIELLLKDELGRLGVEAQEKLAGVEFEGTLEQAYKVCIYSHLASQVMLKIATEKVTDQQSLYDAIFAIDWQSYFNVDKSFKIIISGKHYDFNNTMFVSQKTKDAIVDQFRRETNERPNIDTENPDNIIKLHLHKQFVNVFLCLNIDSLHKRSYRQFQGQAPLKESLASAILLKAGWLDELQKEQPILIDPMCGSGTILIEAAIMAKNIAPVLLNKDFKIFASKFHNEELWENLLAEAKQAQKSTNAIIQGYDIDNNVLDKAEKNIYQADVDDVVNIKRRDIRDLENEFDSEGLIVTNPPYGERLYGDQLDELLDIFNGFGDRLSQDFYGWKVAILTSFSESIKEMQLRTTKRNKFYNGAIETILYQFDINEHAKFKHESQLEKNIRIAEACAQKSDEHIDFGNKLQKNLKNLKPWLKQAGVECYRLYDADIPTFAVAVDMYGEHVFLQEYRADATIDQNIAKQRFYQAIYQIHRTLGVKYENIHTRVRQRQKGKDQYQKENDKNNFHVISEFDAKFYVNFDDYLDTGIFLDHRKIRQLVAKASKNKTLLNLFGYTCTASVHAALKGAKTTSVDMSNTYLEWGKNNFELNGLDPKKHEFIQADCIGWLKSNTQKFDVVFLDPPTFSNSKRMDDILDVQRDHELLINLAMDSLKKDGVLYFSNNYRRFKMSEDIISKFNCENVDKKCLSRDFLSNKNIHNCWEIKYK
- a CDS encoding cold-shock protein — encoded protein: MKQGTVKFFNTTKGFGFIEPQDGGKDVFVHISAVENSGLSTLREGEKVTFETEENRGKLAAANIKSI
- a CDS encoding sterol desaturase family protein, giving the protein MNLAKAKKIISTGYWSDFYIYPIAVLVFLVYGLYAINFKIGLAFILFIIGLVLGSFLEYFIHRVIFHHCPGFKTLHQLHHDRPIDLIGSPTYVSIPVYVTTVFIPLVLMSNIAYASIIFSAFLLDLLFYFIIHHTTHHVRSKKGSILHWYKKYHAVHHTNPDVNFSVAFPIWDIVFRTRQRN
- the rpsU gene encoding 30S ribosomal protein S21 — protein: MPRIVVDPRKPFDISLRNFKRACEKAGIKQELRDRKTFVKPTEKRKLAKRAAVKRAKQAARRAYSY
- the fvfA gene encoding Francisella virulence factor A, producing MSRFQQNLMYAVILLIVFGLSVYFFTFKKDYETKGVFLPKYSAELPAVDPSKVRVFNLQYQSDTKGNIGQVRTSTHVAEEKDFQKLCDRNLQEAVKLAAEHGAHEIKYVCLYPEGQINELSSVQLRAYAFRD
- the fvfA gene encoding Francisella virulence factor A — encoded protein: MTRTFQNILYIFVIVITFAACQKAFSADKNIEPKGMFLPSENFKETSSISKDEVRLDKLEQGDNISNNLGKISVIGHQTADKTQSQLCKDNLKVATEIAAQNGISKLKYKCMPLEHNNVGLSSFAFRDE
- a CDS encoding alpha/beta hydrolase is translated as MLNFLINEQTIRLFDIKFSQALDKGISGSAYIDGQASAGDELEFKLEDISFTAIVTAVRVSPNTSVNATNPTYITFASQESFLADDKSLLKYPDGNINDVLEKVLKDHDITADFQSDNGVVLDNILQHGNSTLDKIISLCNQYGIVFYRDLRDDNKLKFCNTFGDKDVINVDVLDKQRATIETKPVAYITENIVADDNHNVLALGFNRYQGDGGYKQLVPAKNGLIQSPFIGTTSDLTKFYAQSLFNHFETYKNILALDGAGILTVGDKIHVDSKKLPIDTKGWYIVESSVSITTDSEGFNKLATCQYSAIAVADDVQNLANNVLDQYKQSKFVKEGFAVKGYSDDSEDATTLNDNGKYQLSIPEYYKQIDEDEVINDVAKLHFVHTPDQKHSFPLVQNSPTLVMELQDPTILGTRNTETRPAHNRKGYEQDYRLADNKHNSLNFIHAGAFKHNIANPKSTSSVVLESQKYRGSNRSAALRLGDESYRDIHKGKKPGMSLQSEGNFYELHPNYKATVFGNRNNVDAKYQSISPVYSLVTQRLNSDDYPYHWLEGINADEYHKQVVADSSSLTTQVNNKIATDATATNLIYDYTNKITQDIYLNTDHDYSTDDEHKLEYNEVTKDISVEGEITQESQAKEIKLTSNETTNTLHHTQKNINVDGDVNFEEIELEQNITQEMNLIGGEIVITANKLVNNIPDGIKITTQKSIFDAEQIMSHGMYNIVNGDGNVDEDEESNEVIRIYIVDKYCTDEKVDNEDDKILNDKAKIVKYVKEDSALTDLLEIDYIKDAKYFEKGSDEGKYIPAEFKRDDKYFEMKLPKDVEIEAICLELNTLNISNNKFQSLIVGLNGEKVEDVVDDFKHYQNTISLKPENWQKIKDKQDNKETINTVETTINHLVINVFEPPMMINLREDYYFAYYKHHIQRLVRKNFKTDADYIGFIGSKTLDQLDTGELDNIKQVDKLKIQSYQQEYSKLIQRYKALLPFFDDPKEFKPQIFYTALNDGWNKFTWDNYLIALAKSQNNLLKRQEPGTDIKPNLTFFIHGYNVPVEQKGDKAGSFVGYPQALEYADSQYDVTSNKVIHDYDWYDPRYWYKDKILKMKDQKASILPTDEDSIQYNEERNPTDGASGWNLIMEASLNKAADWDEKDLNKYNRIVQVAWQGNPASDADYIAAVPMSEFAGEQLAQLVDKLQGEGIEVNIMAHSLGNAVIMNTLKNVGQPINRAICWEPAIANNCFDNDDSNTKRVQKFGNKYIEIKHVEKNGKDSLNAELVSYNQNYNISYNYAAAKDKAEKFTIAYSNCDNILGPVPYVPNLFDKNEDISKLTNADIANRLAPYVINSMYVGILGTINDKLGTDIRALGNSGDIVRQISSLKTNDKSAGATFGIISTMVYALESLADNALGQDYKVLNSIYSLANRFVYPFNYFLEGNIEKRFEDFYKQWAEQYAGKKFYFNGEHDISADWEKQRDNLIEAMEKDSNTGNPIYSVFERLIDYVYSFAGGYTYKDMPKNILDNTLETVNGIYNVGSNLTKSVADTVTLDFENAQKELTESFWNSLGVGFSASSIVSGPVIKEVSSSIKSFFAGNKTVIDELHKHKKLVATTMLTVLLTKEAKPADALGYDGVDRKSDTLNALIGKTVFQTDQSVETSLLDEKVKYKYPCLYEDKSGDKHLVTYSQLLKLDSFEQSSARSLICVDHSAMKIPSKEMMDYVYKGYLLSGGEGSLKYFGNYKIG